Part of the Spiroplasma endosymbiont of Poecilobothrus nobilitatus genome is shown below.
AGTTAGTAATTATTTAAAATGAGCAGGTATTAATTGAATTTATGCTATTTTTATTTCGCATCAACATGATGATCATAATAATAATTTACCAACTGTAAAAAAATATTTTAATGTTAAACAGGTAATTCAAAATGATGCAAAATTGAGAACATTTCAATTTGGAGGATTAGGATTTACTGTCTTGTATAAAACAATTAATGATGAAGATGAAAATAATAATAGTTTAGTGCTTTTGGTTAAAATAAATAAATATCAAATCTTATTAACAGGTGATATTAGTAAAAAAAATTGAAATAAATTTATTACAAGAAAAATTATATCCAATCACTTTGTTACAAAGTTGGATAGGCTACAATTATTAGGACCATAATTATATAGACTTCAAAATTAGATAAAATTATTAAGAAAGAAGGAATATAAAAATGGGAAATAAAACTTCATACTCTGAAGAATTTAAAAAACAAATTGTCATGCTATATAAAAATGGTAAAAGTTTTATTAATCTAGGGCAAGAATATAATTTACCAAAACCAACTATTTATAGTTGAGTTAAAAATTATAATAATTCTGGTTCATTTAAAGCAAAAGACAATCGCACACTAGAAGAAAATGAAATAATAACTTTACGAAAAGAACTTAAAGACTTGAAAATGGAAAATGACATTTTAAAGCAAGCCGCACTGATAATGGCCAAAAAATAACAATAATTAATAACAACAAAACAAAATATTCAGTAAGAAAAATATGTAAGATTTTAGGTTTATCAAAATCAACGTATTATTATCAAACTAATAAATGTATTAACAAGCAAGTTAATAATTATGAACAAGAAATTATCAGTGCCTTTAATAAAAGCCACAAAATTTATGGGGCTCGCAAAATTAAAGTTATTTTAAACAGAAAAGATATCATCTTATCGCGGCGAAAAATCAGATTCTTTATGATCAAAAATAATTTGGTTTCTAAATACACCAAATTAAAATATCATAATCATAAAACAACAGTCAATAATGACCAAATTAATAATATTTTAAATCGTCAATTTAACAACAAAAAACCTAATGAAGTTATTGCTAGTGATTTAACATATGTTCAAGTTGGCGCTAAATGACTGGAATGGCAACACTTTTTAGGACACTTTTTATATAGACATTTGTTTTCTAAAAGTAACTGGAGATAAATAATTTAAACTGCCATGAATTCGAATATTGTTATATCAATGCACAAAATCAAAAAGTTCGTATTTTAATTGTGTTAAATTTTTAAATTTTTTACCCTTAATAAATTCAGTTTTAAAAGTTTTGTAAGTTGCTTCAGCAACAGCATTATCATATGGGCAGCCTTTATTGCTTAATGATCTTTTAATATTAAAAGTTATTAAAATTTCATCAATGATTTTATTTTTAAACTCATTACCACGATCAGTATGAAATAGAGTTATTTGATTTAATGGTCGTGTTATTTTATGAAAAGCTTGTTAGACCAGTTCGGCTGTTTTATTCGGCCCAGCACTATAACCAATTATTTCACGATTAAACAAGTCAATTAATAAACAAATATAATGTCATTTAGCGCCAACTTGAACATATGTTAAATCACTAGCAATAACTTCATTAGGTTTTTTGTTGTTAAATTGACGATTTAAAATATTATTAATTTGGTCATTATTGACTGTTGTTTTATGATTATGATATTTTAATTTGGTGTATTTAGAAACCAAATTATTTTTGATCATAAAGAATCTGATTTTTCGCCGCGATAAGATGATATCTTTTCTGTTTAAAATAACTTTAATTTTGCGAGCCCCATAAATTTTGTGGCTTTTATTAAAGGCACTGATAATTTCTTGTTCATAATTATTAACTTGCTTGTTAATACATTTATTAGTTTGATAATAATACGTTGATTTTGATAAACCTAAAATCTTACATATTTTTCTTACTGAATATTTTGTTTTGTTGTTATTAATTATTGTTATTTTTTGGCCATTATCAGTGCGGCTTGCTTTAAAATGTCATTTTCCATTTTCAAGTCTTTAAGTTCTTTTCGTAAAGTTATTATTTCATTTTCTTCTAGTGTGCGATTGTCTTTTGCTTTAAATGAACCAGAATTATTATAATTTTTAACTCAACTATAAATAGTTGGTTTTGGTAAATTATATTCTTGCCCTAGATTAATAAAACTTTTACCATTTTTATATAGCATGACAATTTGTTTTTTAAATTCTTCAGAGTATGAAGTTTTATTTCCCATTTTTATATTCCTTCTTTCTTAATAATTTTATCTAATTTTGAAGTCTATATAATTATGGTCCTAATAATTGTAGCCTATCCAAAATGAG
Proteins encoded:
- a CDS encoding transposase, which produces MGNKTSYSEEFKKQIVMLYKNGKSFINLGQEYNLPKPTIYSWVKNYNNSGSFKAKDNRTLEENEIITLRKELKDLKMENDILKQAALIMAKK